Part of the Sulfobacillus acidophilus DSM 10332 genome, AAAGCCGCAGGGTTCCGGAGCCAGGATCGTCCGCTCCGGGTTAGTCGGGCCTAAGGCGAGGCCGTTGAGGCGTAGTCGATGGAGACACGGTCGAGATTCCGTGACCAGCCGTCGGCGGTGAGTGTCGCGGGACAGGGGTCCGGCGGGAAGCGTCCCGTTGGTCGTGGACGTCGCTCCGCAAGGGGCGGGACGGCGCGGTGCGAGCTGCGCCGACAGTCGACGCGGGGCCCCTCAAGAAAAGCGCGGCAGGAGCCGGCGGTTGTCCGTACCCGAAACCGACACAGGTAGGCGAGGCGAGGAGCCTCAGGCGCGCGAGTGATCTCTCGTTAAGGAACTCGGCAAAATACCCCCGTACCTTCGGAAGAAGGGGGCCCGGCTGCGTCCGCAGCCGGGGGCACCACAGCGGCCCAAGCGACTGTTTACCAAAAACACAGGTCCCTGCGAAGTCGTAAGACGCCGTATAGGGGCTGACGCCTGCCCGGTGCTGGAAGGTTAAGGGGCGGGGTGCAAGCTCCAAACCGAAGCCCCAGTCAACGGCGGCCGTAACTATAACGGTCCTAAGGTAGCGAAATTCCTTGTCGGGTAAGTTCCGACCCGCACGAAAGGCGTAACGACTTGGGTACTGTCTCAACGAGAGGCTCGGTGAAATTGCAAGCCCTGTGAAGATGCAGGGTACTGGCGACTGGACAGAAAGACCCCGTGGAGCTTGACTGTAGCCTGCTATGGGTCGGTTGGGGCGCGTGTACAGGATAGGTGGGAGGCGGAGAAGCCGCCGCGTCAGCGGCGGGGGAGCCATCCTTGGGATACCACCCTCGCGCCCGGACCGGTCTAACCGTCGACGCAACCCGTCGCGGGACAGTGGCAGGGGGGCAGTTTGACTGGGGCGGTCGCCTCCTAAAGGGTAACGGAGGCGCCCCATGGTTCCCTCAGCACGGTTGGACATCGTGCCGGGCGTGCAAAGGCACAAGGGAGCTTGACTGCAAGCGGGACACCGCGCGCAGGGCCGAAAGGCGGGCTTAGTGATCCGGTGGCTCCGAGTGGCAGGGCCATCGCGCAACGGACAAAAGCTACCCCGGGGATAACAGGCTGATCTTCCCCAAGAGTCCATATCGACGGGAAGGTTTGGCACCTCGATGTCGGCTCATCGCATCCTGGGGCTGGAGTCGGTCCCAAGGGTTGGGCTGTTCGCCCATTAAAGCGGTACGTGAGCTGGGTTCAGAACGTCGTGAGACAGTTCGGTCCCTATCCGTCGTCAGCGGAGGATACTTGCGGGGGGCTGCTCCTAGTACGAGAGGACCGGAGTGGACGAACCGCTGGTGTGCCCAGTTGTGTGGCCGCATGCACCGCTGGGAAGCTAGGTTCGGGAGGGAGAAGCGCTGACCGCATCTAAGCGCGAAACCCGCCCCAAGATGAGGTATCCGTCCGGACGCGTCGCGTCCGGCCCCGACCCCCGGAAGATGACCGGGTGGATAGGCGGACCGTGGACGCCCGGTAACGGGTGGAGCGAGTCCGTACTAATCGGTCGGGACGTCTTTCTCCTCGGAAGTTGTGAACGCCCGGAAGGGCGGTAGGTTTGGTCGGTGCGTTGCGCCGGGTGAGTTGACCCGTTCCCATGCCGAACACGGTCGTCCCCCGCCCGTACGCTGAGACTACTGGTCCCGTCGGGGACTGGGATCATCAGGCCGTGCCGACCAATGATATTAGGTTCCCTCTGCCCCGGGCAGGGGGCTTTTTTCTATCGGGAGGGTAAAACATGTCTCCGCGACGTTGGACTCATCGTAATCATCGAGCGGCTATCGAAGACCGTCAGGCCGCCTTACGGGCCTTGCCCCAATGGCGGCCGGAAGACGACCGCGTTTTCGACTGGTCGGTTGATCCGGAACAATTAGGGACCCATTTGGAGTCGTTGACGGCTCAAATGGTACTCCCGGTGGCCGTGGTCGGACCGGCCACCATCACCTACGGCCAATATCATTGGCATCGGGGAGCGTTTGAGGAGGTCCGTCGGCAGACCGAATCGATTTTTGTACCATTGGCGCATACGGAAGGCGGCTTATCCGTCTCCATGCAACGAGGGTTCAATATTTTAAATGAAGCGGGCGGCGTCCAAACCTATGTATTAAACGATATGATGACCAGGGACTCGGCTTTTGTCTTTTATACCGCTCAAGAAGCGTATGCCTTTCAACAGTGGATTTTAGAACGGCGTGAGGCGCTCCGCCAGTGGCTCAACGATCCGGATCTACCGGAAAAGAAGGTCCCGCCCGGGCAAAAAGTGGCGCCGGTATCCCGGCATGCGGAACTCCTCGCTATCGATACGGTTTTAGTCGGACCGGTCTGTCACTTGCTCTATCGGTTTTATACTCATGAAGCCTGCGGGCCGAATATGATGACCCGTAACGCGTACGCCTTGAATCGGGAGATTGTCCGTCAAACCGAACCGTATGGGTGGAAACCCCTGAACATTTTTCTCGAGGCCAATATGGGGGGCGATAAAAAGCCGAGCCATGAGCACTATAACGGGGGCCATGGGAAAACCGTCTTGGCGACCGCGACGTTAACCCATCAGCAGTTGAAGCACTTTTTAAATATTACCGTAGAGGATGTACGCCGTTTGGAATGGACCGGGCTACACGGGTCGAACGCGAGCGGTATGCAATCTTTCGCGTTTACGCCGGCATCGGCCGTCGCGGCGATTTTTGCCACCACCGGTCAGGACTTAGGTATGGTGGGGACAAGCAGTATGGCTCATGCGACGATTCAGGAAGTGCCGGAGGGGGCAGCCTTTAGTTTGCAACTGGGGGGCGTCGAAGTCGGAACGGTAGGGGGCGGAACCACCTTACCCCATGCGGAAACCTTTTTGCGGTTAATGGGCTGCCAAGGTCCCGGCTCCGCCCAAAAACTGGCGCAGATCATTGCCGCGGCGGCATTGGCGCTCGAGATTTCGGCTTCGGCGTCCATGGCCAGCCGGGGAAGCGAAAACTTCTTTCGGGCTCATCTCGAACGGGGCGGCCACCGCAGTGAAAAAGGACAGCAGCCCAGTTAGCGACACTGGGCTGCCGTAATCAGTCGGGATTGGCATAAAAGGGTCACGAAACAGCCGTCACAGCGCGAGCTTTGAACCAACGCGGAAAACTTACTGGTGATATCTTCAGCCCGGCTTTTGATGCCGTCGCCAATCCCTTGAAAAATCCGCCGGAGACCGTCGCCGTCGCCCGGCGGGTTCTGATCCAAGCCAATCCGTCGGGCTTTTTTCTCGATTTCGGCACGGAGGTTATCCAAAAATGCCCGGCCGTCAATATTGAGCCGTGCGGCGTCGTCGACCAGGTGCCGATACATATCGTCCATGATGTCTAAGAGTTCATCACGCATCAGTGCCAACGCGTGCACCCGTTCCGGCGGCAGATGCGGCAAGGCGCGCTTCAGATAGGTTTCGGCAAACGCTTGATGGCGGGACTCGTCTTGCAAAATTTTACCCGACAAGCGGCCGAATAAGGCCTCGGGTTGCGCTTTAAAGAAGATTTGATAAAAGTTTTTGGCGAAAATGTCGCTAATTAAGATCCCCCACACCCAGTCGATGCGGTCACCTTTACGCAAACGGTTATGATAGCGTAACATCGCCGGCATTTGGCGGACATTTAAGGGATCCGCTTCCAAACGGCGATAGAGGCGGGTCAAGACCTCAAAGTGACGGGCTTCGTCCATTAAAAAGCTGCTCAAATAAATTTGGGAGGTCGTTTCGCCTGCCAATGCCATCTGGGGAAGAACGACGCTAGCCCCAATCATGGCCGACTGTTCGCCCAGATAAACCGGTGTCAGCATATGCGCCAGGGCTTGGGCTTCATCGGGG contains:
- a CDS encoding hypothetical protein (KEGG: hne:HNE_1568 hypothetical protein~SPTR: Putative uncharacterized protein) — encoded protein: MIKIYPQFDDQDLFIRLFHKGVKAQWTVSDVEWEQPLWLNPDEAQALAHMLTPVYLGEQSAMIGASVVLPQMALAGETTSQIYLSSFLMDEARHFEVLTRLYRRLEADPLNVRQMPAMLRYHNRLRKGDRIDWVWGILISDIFAKNFYQIFFKAQPEALFGRLSGKILQDESRHQAFAETYLKRALPHLPPERVHALALMRDELLDIMDDMYRHLVDDAARLNIDGRAFLDNLRAEIEKKARRIGLDQNPPGDGDGLRRIFQGIGDGIKSRAEDITSKFSALVQSSRCDGCFVTLLCQSRLITAAQCR
- a CDS encoding 3-hydroxy-3-methylglutaryl-coenzyme A reductase (PFAM: Hydroxymethylglutaryl-coenzyme A reductase~COGs: COG1257 Hydroxymethylglutaryl-CoA reductase~InterPro IPR002202~KEGG: tsi:TSIB_0612 3-hydroxy-3-methylglutaryl-coenzyme A reductase~PFAM: Hydroxymethylglutaryl-CoA reductase, class I/II, catalytic~PRIAM: Hydroxymethylglutaryl-CoA reductase (NADPH)~SPTR: Hydroxymethylglutaryl-CoA reductase (NADPH)); translation: MSPRRWTHRNHRAAIEDRQAALRALPQWRPEDDRVFDWSVDPEQLGTHLESLTAQMVLPVAVVGPATITYGQYHWHRGAFEEVRRQTESIFVPLAHTEGGLSVSMQRGFNILNEAGGVQTYVLNDMMTRDSAFVFYTAQEAYAFQQWILERREALRQWLNDPDLPEKKVPPGQKVAPVSRHAELLAIDTVLVGPVCHLLYRFYTHEACGPNMMTRNAYALNREIVRQTEPYGWKPLNIFLEANMGGDKKPSHEHYNGGHGKTVLATATLTHQQLKHFLNITVEDVRRLEWTGLHGSNASGMQSFAFTPASAVAAIFATTGQDLGMVGTSSMAHATIQEVPEGAAFSLQLGGVEVGTVGGGTTLPHAETFLRLMGCQGPGSAQKLAQIIAAAALALEISASASMASRGSENFFRAHLERGGHRSEKGQQPS